The nucleotide window CCTCAGGAGGCCCAGAGGATCCTTCAGCGGCGGCACCGCCCACCCGCCTCACGCGCCCTCCTCGCCTGTGGCCGATGCGCTGGTATCGAACCGTGACTTCGGGCAGACTCCGATCATGCGTTCCCGCACTCTCTTCGCCATTCCCGCTCTCGTGGCGCTGACGGTCGGCCTGACGGCGTGCCGTAACTACGAGCCCCTTGCCGTGGAGCCCCTCGAGCCCAGCGCCTCGGCCTCCTCGGAGGACTCCCCGCCCCCCAGCGGTGAGCCGAGCGCCTCCGCCTCCCCGACGCCGGGCAAGCCGAGCGCCGCCCCCTCCGAGACTCCCCGACCGACGCGGATCTCCGACCTGGCGGTGGGCGACTGCACGCTGGAGAACAGCGCCGCGGCCGACGGGGAGAGCGTCAGCGAGGTCTCCGTCGTCAACTGCGAGACGCCGCATGACCGGGAGGTGATCTCCATCGGGCAGTCATCCCTGGGCGCCTATGACGAGACCGCCCTGACCTCGGAGATCGACACGGCCTGCTCCACGGCCCTCATCGAGTACATGGGGGGCTCGGTGGGTGATTTCTCCACCAGTTACATGTACCCCTCCCAGAACGCCTGGGACGCCGGCAACCACTCCTACTACTGCTTCGCCACGACCAAGGACGGCAGCCAGAGCACGGGATCGGTGAAGAACGGTCCGACGACCACCGGCGAATCCAGCGGTCCCACGGCGGGCCCCGCAACGAAGAAGCCGGAGACGACCTGACCGGGGCGAGCCGGTCCCCGGCTGCGGATCGGGAGTGCGCCGCGGCCCGGCGCTGAGGTGAGCGCCGCTGGCGCACCGGGCGAACGATCGCGGGGGCGTCAGTGGCCTTGGGCCTCCTCGCCCTGGTCGGTCAGATAGGTCTGCAACCTCACCAGATCGAAGGGCTCATCACTCTCCGTGGTCGTCAGCACCCCGGCCACCGCCCGCGCCGGGCCCCCATCGACCGAGTACGTCGCCCGCCACGTCGTGGTCAACGTGATCCTGACCCCCCGCGCCGTGGCGGAGTACTTGTGGAACACCGTGTGATCAGGCCACGGCGCCCCCGCATCCGTCGTGGTCAACGACGTCCCATCACCCCAGGACCACGTATAGGACACCGGCGTGGCCACCACCCGCACCGCCGAGCCACCCACCACCGTGTCAACCACCTGATCAGCACCCCTGTGGACAACCCCGCCCCCACCGGCTCCTCCCGCAGGAGGACCCCTCTCGGCCGCTGGGGCCATCAGGCCCTCCGCCAGGTTCGTCAACCGGGCCGATCCGACCGGGGCCGCCGCCCGCCTACCGTGATGGATACCAGGGCAGCACCGGCCGCCCACAAGGCACCCCGGCACAGCAGCCCTCACCGGCTCCCATATCCCGAGATCGCCAGACCCCGCATCACCCAACCGCACCGAGCAGCCACATCGAGCAGAGGACTCCACCATGATTGAGGCAGTCGACCTGACCAAGCACTACGGCGCCAAGGTCGCCGTGGACCACATCTCCTTCACCGTCGAGCCCGGCACCGTCACCGGATTCCTCGGCCCCAACGGCGCCGGCAAGTCCACCACCATGCGCATGATCATGGGTCTGGACAAGCCCACCACCGGCCGCGTCACCGTCAACGGCCGCCCCTACCGCGAGCTGGCCGCGCCCCTGTGCGAGGTCGGCGCCCTCCTGGACGCCAAGGGCCTGCACCCCTCGCGCTCGGCCCGCACCCACCTGACCCAGCTGGCCATCTCCAACGGCATCCCCACCAACCGCGTCGACGAGGTCCTGGAGCTGACCGGCCTGACCAGCGTGGCCAAGAAGCGCGTCAAGGGCTTCTCCCTGGGCATGGGCCAGCGCCTGGGCATCGCCGCCGCCCTCCTGGGCGACCCCCAGACCCTCATCTTCGATGAGCCGGTCAACGGCCTGGATCCCGAGGGCGTCAAGTGGGTGCGCGAGACCTGCCGCAACCTGGCCTCCCAGGGCCGCACCGTCTTCATCTCCTCCCACCTCATGAGCGAGATGGCCCAGACCGCCGACCAGCTCATCGTCATCGGCCGCGGCCGCATCATCACCTCTGGCCCCGTCAACGAGGTCATCGCCGCAGCCACCGCCGACCGCGTCCGCGTGGCCTCCCCCCAGGCCACCCGGCTCGCCGAGCTCATGGCCTCCCACAAGCTGGCCGCGCGCCCCGTTGAGCCCAGCGTCCTGGAGACCACCGACACCACCGCCGCCGCCATCGGCGAACTCGCCGCCACCCACGGCATCGTCCTGCACGAGCTCACCACCATCCGCGCCAGCCTCGAAGAGGCCTACCTGACCCTGACCAAAGACTCCGTGGAGTACGCCGTCGGGGAGCACACCCCCGCCGACCCCGGGCCAGCCGGTCCCCGCCCCACCGGGGGCGCGGCGCCGCGCCCCTCCTCCCCCACCCGCCACAGCGCCCGGGCCGCCTGACCCACCGGCCCACGAAAGGAACGATCATGACCGCCACCACCATGCAGGGGCCCGCGCCTGCCGCGCGGCCCAGCACCCAGTCCCCCGCCCTGCGCCGCCCCGCCATCACCGGCCGCCAGACCTTCGCCCGGGCCGTCGCCTCGGAGTGGACCAAGATCCGCACCCTGCGCTCGACCTGGGTCACCGGGGCGATCACCGTCGTCGTCACCGTCCTGTTCGGCGCAGGCCTGGCCATCGCCTTGAGCCAGACCCCCGAGGTCCAGGACGGTGCCGCAGAGGCCATCACCGTCGGCGCCACCTTCGGCCAGATCGCGGTGGCCGTCCTGGCGGCCCTGGCCATCACCGGGGAGTACGCCTCGGGGCAGATCCGCTCCTCCCTGGCCGCCGTGCCCCGCCGCGGGCGCCTGCTGGCCGCCAAGGCGATCGTGGTGGCAGCCCTCGCCTTCGTCCTGGGGCTGGTGTCCATCACCCTGTCCTGGGCTCTCTCGGCCCCCTTCATGGACGGGCACGCCGGCTCCCTGGCCGACGCCGAGTACCTGGGCCTGTTCTGGGGCACGGGCCTGGCCTTCGCCCTCATCGCCCTGATGAGCCTGGGCCTGGGCTTCCTCATGCGCTCGACCGCCGGGGCACTCACCGTCACGACAGTGCTGCTGTTCGTCATCAACCTCCCCCTCAACCTCATGGCCCTCAAGTGGGACTGGGCCACCAAGGCCCTGGAGCTCACGCCTTCGGCCGCCTCGAACGCCGTATCCGATCCCTTCGAGTACACCTCGCGGTGGGCGGAGGCCTCCGTCGACCACCCGGTCGTGCTGGCCGTCTTCCTGGCCTGGACCCTGGTGCCCCTGGTCCTGGGCGGCCTGTCCTTCCTGCGCCGGGACGCCTGAGGCCCCCATGGAGCTGACCCGCCGAGGTGAGCCCGCCCCGGGCGGCCCCGCAGTGCTGCGGGGCCGCCCGGGGTATCCCACCAGCCCTATCGAGCCATCACCGTCATCACCCGACCAGAGCGGGTCTCCCCGCCTACCCGGCCAGGATCGCCCCACCCCCAAGCCGCCCCACCCCGGGCCCGGCAGCCGCGGGCCGGTGCCGCCTCCTGCCGGCCGCCTCGACGACGTCGACGCCTCCCCCCGCTCGGCCCACCTGGCACTCCTCCAGGCCGCCGCCCGGGCGCTGCCGTTGTCGTCGGGCACCGCAAGCCATAGCGCAACCTCCCCCGCCGAGCCCGCCAGGACCGGACCCGAGGGCCACGCGGCCCCAGAAGATGCCACACTTGCCATGATGCACCTCACCACCGCACTGCACCGCGACTCCCCCGTGCGCGCCTCCCTGGGCGGCCGTCTGCGCACCTGGTATCGCGAGCACCCCTTCCAGGTGGACTCCCTCATCGCCGTGGGCGTCCTCCTGGTCAACATCCCCCTGGGCTTCCTGCTGCTGATGCGCCCCTCACCAGCACTCGAGCTCCCCCGCGAGATCGCCAGCGCCCTGCCCATGGCCCTGGGCTCCAGTGTCATCGCCACCGCCCTGCTGGCGGTGCGGCGACGCTTCCCGATGGCGAGCTGGCTGGGCCTGCTCCTGCTCCTCGTCGCCTTCCAGACGATCGGCCAGGTGCTGCTATCGCTGAGCCCCGAGGAGAGCGCGACGGCGCTCGGAGGCCTAGCCGCCTTCGTCATCCTGGGACTGCCGCTGTGCCTGGGCACGATCGCCGTCTACCGGCGCCCCGCCGCGGCCTGGGGGGCCTGGGCCGTGACCGGCCTGGTGTTCTCCATCAACTACCTCATCACCGAGAGCAGTAACCAGACTGCCGAGTCGGCATGGCGCAACATCACGACCAATCTCATCATGTTCGCCATCCCCGTGCTCGTGGGCCTGACCATCAGGGCCTCGCGCCGCAACCTCGAGGATCTGCGGATGCACACGGCTCGCATGGCCCTGGCCCGCGAGCAGAGCGCGCTGCTCGCGGCCGCCGAGGAGCGCAGCCGCATCGCCCGCGAGATGCACGACGTCGTCGCCCACTCCCTGGCGGTGATGATCACCATGGCCGACGGCGCCGCCGCCGCCATCGACCGCCGACCCGAGCAGGCCAAGCAGGCCCTGGAGGTGCTGGCCGAGACCGGGCGCAGTGCCCTGGCCGATACCCGCCGCCTCGTGGGAGTCCTGCGCGAGGATCCCCCCGCCACCTCCATGGCCCCGGAGGCCTCGCCCGCCTCGGCCGCATCCCCGTCGGGCGTCCGCACCACCGGGGCGGGCGAGCAGGACGGTGGCGCCCACCAGGCCGATGATCCGCGCACGGGCCTCCCACGCGGCGGCCAACCCCAGGCCAGCCCGGTGACCTCAGGCCCCGTGCCGGTCGTCCGCGAGCTGCCGGTTCCCGAGTTCGCGCCCCCGGGCACGGTGGCGCCCGTCGAGCCCAGCGCGCAGATCGCCGACCTGCGCCGTCGGGCCACCGGTACCCAGGCCGACCCCACCACCGGCGAGGCCCCCATGTCCCCCGCCCCCGAGCAGGCCGACATCGCCACCCTGGTGGAGCACTTCAGGGCCGCCGGAGTGCCGGTGGCCTACACGTGGACGGGCGCGAGCCTGCCGCAGGACAAGGCCCTCCAGCTCACTCTCTTCCGCATCGCGCAGGAGTCCTTGACCAATGTGCTGCGCTACGCCCCCACCACGAAGTCCGTGGCGGTCACCGTGGAGCGCCATACGGGCACCGCGGTGCTCACGGTGGACAACGAGGCGGCCCCGGGCTCACGGCCCATGCACGGATCGGGCAAGGGCCTCATCGGCATGCGGGAGCGCGCCGCGGTCTATGGTGGGACAGTGCAGGCCGGCCCCACCCCCATCGGGTGGCGTGTGCGCGCCGTCCTGCGCTGGGACGAGCACGATGAAGGGAGCTCTTCGTGGCAGATGCCTCTGTGAACACCGCAGCCGGCGACGACGACCAGGAGGCCGAGCCCCTGCGCACCGTCCGCGTGGTTCTGGCCGACGACCAGTCCCTCATGCGCATGGGCTTCCGCATGGTCCTGGATGCCGAGGAGGGGATCGAGGTGGTCGGCGAGGCCTCCGACGGCACCACCGCCATCGCCCAGGCCAAGGCCCTCCGGCCCGATGTCATCCTCATGGATGTGCGCATGCCGGGGATGAACGGCATCGAGGCCACGCAGATCATCGCCCAGGAATGCCCCAGCACCCGGATCCTCATCCTGACCACCTTCGACCTGGATGAGTACGCCTTCTCCGGGCTGCGGGCGGGTGCCTCCGGCTTCCTGCTCAAGGACACGCGCCCCACCGAGCTGGCCGAGGCCATCCGCACGGTGGCCTCCGGGGAGGCGGTGGTCTCGCCCCGCGTCACCCAGCGGATGCTGGAGATGTTCGCCGCCGACCTGCCCGACACCGGTGGGACGCCGTCGGCCGAGGACCCCAGGCTGGCCTCCCTGACGCCCCGGGAGCGCGAGATCCTCATGCTCATGGCCCGGGGCATGTCCAATGCGGAGATCGCGGCCCATCTGGTCGTCTCGGCCACCACCGTCAAGACCCACGTGGGCAATGTGCTGGCCAAACTGGACGTGCGCGACCGGGTGCAGGCCGTCGTCGTGGCCTACGAGACCGGCCTCATGACCTAACCTACCCCTTTTGCATGAGATCGTCCTTTTCCGGGCCTGGAAAAGGACGATCTCATGCAAATTGTCGAAGAGTAGGGGTCAGGGGGTGTGGAGGCGCTGCTGAGCGGCCTCGAAGCCCTCGGCCACCACCTGCTCGACGACGTCGGCCGCCTGCTCCAGGGTGACCCCCAACTCCTCGCGCTCGCGCGCCGGGAAGTCGGACAGGACGAAGGCCGCGGGGTCCTGGCGTCCCGGCGGGCGGCCCACCCCCACGCGCAGCCGCGCGTAGTCCTTGGTGCCCAGCACCGAGGAGATGGATCGCAGGCCGTTGTGCCCGCCCTCTCCCCCGCCGCGCTTGAGGCGCAGCTCATGGGGCGGGATGTCGAGCTCGTCGTGGATGACCAGCAGCCCCGCGCGGGGGTCCACCCCGTAATAGCCCAGGAGGGATTTCACGGGGCCACCGGAGACATTCATGAAGGAGGTGGGCGCGGCCAGGATGGCCCGGGGGCCGGGCGCTCCGCCCGGCAGCATCCCCAGGCGCACCTCGGCCAGGCGGGCGCGGGCCTTGTGGGGGGAGAGGCGGGCCCCGGTACGCCCCGCCAGGACGTCGATGACCATATGGCCAACGTTGTGGCGGTTGCGGGCGTACCGGGCCTCGGGGTTCCCCAGCCCGACGATCAGCCAGGGGGCGGTCACGGGCGGCTCACTCGGCTCGCGGCGACGGCTCGGTCACTGCTCCTCAGCGGCCTGGTCCCCAGCCTCATCCTCGGGGACGGAGGCGGCCACGGCGCCCTTGTCGGCCACGTTGACCACGGCGGCCTCGGGCTCGGAGACGGCCTCGACGCCCTCGGGCAGGGTCAGGTCGGCCACGGTCAGCACGGTGCCGCCGGCCACGCCGGTGATGTCGACCTCGAGGGTCTCGGGGATGGAGACGGCGGGGGCGGAGAGCACCACGTGGGAGGACTCGATCATGTGGATGGTGCCGGGGGCGGCCTCGCCGACGACGGTGACGGGCACCTCGACCTCAACGCGCTCGTTGCGGTTGACCAGCAGGAAGTCCACGTGCTGGACGCCGGGGCGGATGGGGTGGCGCTGGACCTCCTTGGTCAGCACCAGCAGGGTCTCGCTGCCGACCTTGAGCTCGACCAGGGCGTTGTCGTTGCTGCGCAGGGCCAGGCGGGTGGCGTGCTCCTCCAGCAGCAGGTGGCGCGGCTCGGTGCCGTGGCCGTAGACGACGACGGGGACCTGGCCGGCGCGGCGGGCCTGGCGGGCCGAGCCCTTGCCGAACTCGGTGCGGTCCTGGCCCGTGAGGGTGATGGCGTTGTTGGCCATGTGGCTCTCCTAGATGATGAGGAGCGGGACCAGGGCCCCGCAGTCAGTGGTCCGGCGGGCGCGTCGACGCGCAGTACCGCCAGGTACCACCACGTCGATCACGGATGCGCGCTGGGCAGCGCGTCCCTCGCCGGGGCAACGCCGGGCAGTCTACGCCACCGCCAAGCGGCCCCGGAAGGCGCCCTGCGGTGAGGCGCCCCACCCGCCGGCATCGCCGCCGCCGGGACTGGGGCCACCTGAGCTGAGGCTTCCGGGGCTGAGGTGTCCGAGGCAGACCATCCCACGTGATGCGGGGGCAGGACGCCGGCGCTACGTCACGGGGTGCGTCCCTTTAGTGCGGTGGCAATTCCTGCGGGTCCTCACAGGAGGCTCAGGCGCCGCCCCGTGCCTATAGAACGCGGGGTTGTCCGTGGATTGCAGGTGCTGTCGGCACGGTGCAGGTCTGGGAGACCCGCATTCCGCAGACATCCCCCGCAAAGTGCAGACAATCCTGCGCAGTGCAGACAACCCCGCACAGTGGACCCATCTCCGCCATGCGCCGGAGTACTCAGCGCCCAGAGCCTCCGGGCGTCAGAACCTCCGGGTCCCCAGCGATTCCGGCTGTCAGTAGCTCCGGGAGGCCAGCAGCGCCAGCCTCCGGGCCGCGGCGGAATCAGCCCCCCAGCCACTCCAGGCAGCGGCGCACCTGCTCGATGGGGAGCTGGCCGGGGGCGGAGGCCAGGGCCTCACCCTCCTCATCGGGGACGACGACGAAGGTCAGGGCCGAGCCGAAGACCGGTGCCACACGGCTGATGGTCCCCAGGGCCCCCATGGACATCGCTGCCACCGGCACCTCCAGCGCCGTCGACATCCGCGCGCTGACCCCCAGCAGGCGGGCCACGTCCTCCGCGCTCAGCGGCATCACCGCCACCTTGGCCAGGTCGGCGCCCTGGGCCGCCATACCCGCCAGCACCTCCTCCAGCTCGGCGTCGCCGGGAGTGCCCTCGAAGTCGTGGAAGGATCCGACGACGTCGATCCCCCGCTCGTGGGCGCGCGCGGCCAGTTCGGGCAGGCAGCCGCGCTGGACCTCGACGTCGATGGCCGCGAGGCGCGCGGTCCGCGGCAGTGCCTCCACTGCCTCCAGGACCGCGAGCAGGATCTCCCTGTAGGCGGCATCCCCCACCTGCGCCCGCCCGCCCTCGGCCGTGGTGCGGCAGGTGAGCAGGAGCGGGGCGGGCGCCTCCAGGTCCGCACCGGCACTGGACTGCCCCGGGGCCCCCATGCCTGCCTGAGCCTCGTACAGGCCTCCCAGGCACTCCAGGATCCGGGATGCCGCCGGACCGGGCCCCGCCTCCAGGCCCTGGCGCACCTCCTCCAGCAGATCCACGCGCATCTCCAGAACCTCGGCCCCAGCGCTCACGGCCCGGCGGGCCTGGTCGGCGGCCTTAGCGAGGGTGGGGCCGGTCAGGGCGACGACGAGCGCGGGCCGTCCCGCACCGACCCGTGCCCCGCCCCAGCGCAGGGGGCCACTGCCGGGGCCCCGCTGCCCCGGCTCCTGCCCCGGCTCCTGGCCAACGGCCTCATGCGGCTGGTACTGCTGCGGTGTCATGGCCCCGCCGCCTCACCGCACGGCGGGCCCGCTGCCGGCGCCGTCCAAGGGCGCCGCGCCGGCTCCGGAGGACTCCGTGGAACCAGCCGACTGCGGGGAGCTGGGCGCCGCCGCTTCCACGGGCACCAGCGAGAGGGCGACGCCGTCGAGGATGTCGCGCAGGCTCGTCACCGTCCCGCGCAGGGACCGCCCGGCGGCCGCGGTATCGGCGGCCACCCGGGCCACGATCTCGCTCCACACCAGGGCCCCGGCGGCGATGACGTCGCGGCGCCCGGGCGACAGGAAGCCCCACCCCTCGCGCTGGGCGGGGGTGGAGTGGATGATCGCCTCGCAGGAGGCCAGGACCTGCTCGACTCCCAGCTCGGCGCCGTCGACGGCCTGCGGGTCGAAGGCCTCCAGGCCCAGGGCATGCGATGTCACGGTGGTGATCGTCCCGGCCATGCCCACGATGAGCTCGGGGGCGCCGAGGTCGACCACCTGGGCGGCCTCCTCCAGCAGGCCGCGCACCTCCGCGCGCGCCGCCTCCTCGCCGCCGGCGGTGACGCCGTGGGCCAGATGGCGCTCGGTGATGCGCACGCTGCCCACGTCCAGGCTGATCGCCGCACTGGGGGCGCCCGCCCCCAGGACCAGCTCGGTGGAGCCCCCGCCCAGGTCCACCACCAGGCGGGGGGCCTGCGGGGCGGCCGAGCCAAGCAGGGAGCCGGCGAAGGCCAGGCGCGCCTCCTCATCCCCGCTGATGACCTCGGGGGCGATGCCCAGCAGGCGGCTGACCCCGGTGGTGAAGGCCTCCCGGTTCTCGGCGTCGCGGGTGGCGGAGGTGGCCACGAAGCGCCGGTGCCCCGGTCCCTGGGGGACGCCGTGGCGCTCGCACTGGGCGGCGTAGTCCTCGACCACCGCCAGGGTGCGCTCCAGGGCGGCATCGTCCAGGCGGCCCGTGCGGTCCACGCCCTGACCCAGGCGCACGATCTCGTTGCGCCGCTCCAGGGTCTCCAGCCTCACGCCGCCGGCCTCAAGGTGGGCGTCGGCGATGAGGAGGCGGATGGTGTTGGTTCCGCAGTCGATGGCGGCCACGCGGGTCATGGGCGGGTCCTCCTGGAGGGGCTCGGCTCAGGCGGTTCGAGGGGCGCTGGGCGCTCCTGGCAGGAAACGTAGCAGCCCGGGCGTGTGGGGTGCCGTGGCCCGGCGCGCGGCCGGCCGGGCGCTGAGGCAGGCCGGGCGGCGGAGCGGATCGGCCCGGCCGCAACAAGGGCATCGGGGGCGCAGGCCCGCGCCGCACTGCGGGGCGGGCGGGCCCCGGTAGTCGGCCGCCGCGGCGGCCGGCGGCTCAGCAGTGGCAGCGGGCCTCATCCCACAGGCCGCGGGCCCGCAGGGCCATCAGGGTGCGGTCCCCCATGGGGTTGATGCCCGGCGCTGTGGCCAGCGTGTGGCCCAGCACGGCGTGGAGGCACTTGACGCGCGTGGGCATGCCCCCCGCGGAGATCCCCTCGATCTCGGGCACCTGCCCGAGCTCGGCGCGGCGGGCCAGGTAGTCCTCGTGGGCGCGGGCGTAGGCCGCGGCGAGCTCAGCGTCCTGGGCGAGCTCGGCGTTGAGCTCCTCCATGAGGTGCTCGGCCTCCAGGGTGGAGCACCCCTTCACCGCGGCGGGGTGGGTGAGGTAGTAGCTGGTGGGGAAGGGGGTGCCGTCGTCCAGCCGCGGGGCGGTGCGCACGACGGCGGGGCGCCCGCAGACGCAGCGCGCGGCGATGGCCACCACGCCCCGGGGGATCCGCCCGAGCTGCTCGGTCAGGGCCTCGAGGTCGGCCGGGGTCACGGGGGTGTCGGTCATGGCGTCTCCTGGGGCGCGGGTGCCTGGCTGGGCGCTGCGCTGGGCTGGGGTTGGGGTGCGGGCGCCCCACCGGGGGCCCCGCTGGGCTCCTGCCCCGGCCGGCCGCCCGGTGCTCCGCTGGGGCTCGGCTGCCCGCTGGGCTGCGGGGTGGTGGGGGCCCAACCCCGCTGGGCGGGGTCGGTGGGCGCCTCGGTCTGCTCGGCGCCGCCCGCCGCCCGCGAGGACTTCCGGAGGGTCTCGTACCAGGGCAGGCGCTGGGAGTCCTGGTCGGTATCGCCGCCGCCCTCGCCGTCGGCCAGGCCGTCAGCCCCCACGACGACGTAGGTGGTCTCCCCCGGCATGACGTAGCCCAGGCGCTGGCGCACCTGGGAGCGCACGAAGGTCTCGTCCTGCCACTGGGCCAGCTCCTGCTCCAGGGCGGTGGAGGTGGCCTTGGCCTCGGCGAGCTGGTTGACGACGTCGTCGTACTGGGCGCGCTGGGACAGGTAGGCGCGCAGGGAGGTGAAGACGACGGCGAAGGAGATGAGCGCCACGATGACGAGGGTGACCACGCGCGGGGGCACCCCCCTCTCGGCGACCACGGGGGCCTCGGCGCTTTCCCGATCGGAGGCTCCGCGCGAGCCGGCGGGCCCGGCGGAGGCCCCCGGGCCCGCGGCACTGGAGGAGGCGCGGCCGGGGTGCGTTCCCGAGCCGCGCGAGCCACGTGAGCCTCGGTGGCTGGCGGTGCGGGAGGGTCGGCGCGGCGTCATGCATCGAATCCTGCCCCAGGTCGATGGCGCAGGGCGCGCACGACACAGGAGGCGTCACCGACACCGCCCGATGGCGGCGCGCACCTGAGCGGGCCGGGCGCCACGAGTCGCGGCGGCGGCCAGGGGCGGCCCGCTCCACGTGATCAGGAGCGGCCCGGGGCTCCCGGCAGGTCCATGACCACGCCCAGTCCCCCGGCGGGCCTGGCATGCAGGTGCAGCTCGCCCTCGTGGGCGGTGACCACGGCCGAGACGATCGCCAGGCCCAGGCCGTGCCCGGCGCCCCGCGAGCGCCCCTGGCCGCGGACGAAGGGCTCACGCAGGACCGGGATCCTCTCGGCGGGGATGACCGGGCCATCATTGTCAACGGTGAGCCGCACGGCGCAAGGCCGGCCCCGATCGAGTGGGCGGCTGTGGACCCGCACCATGACCCGGCCGCCCTCGGCGCTGTGGCGCACGGCGTTGCGCAGGAGGTTGGAGACGGCCTGGCGCAGCAGGACCGGATCTGCCCTGACCCGGGGCTCCTCCAGTGCGCACTGCACGTGCAGGCCCCGGTGATGCGCCTGATCGCAGAGGCGCGCCAGCTCGCCGCGGATGATGGCGGCGATATCGACCTCCTCGCGCTCGAGCTCCCCGGCCTGGGCATCGGCGAGGTCCAGGAGGGCGTCGATCAGCTCCCGATTGGCGTCGTTGGTCTGCCGCACCCGCACTAGGACCTCGCGCAGGCCCTCGACTGTGGGATGGGGGTCGGTCAGGGCGACGTCGATCATTGTCTTGGTGGTGGCCAGCGGTGTGCGCAGCTCATGGGAGGCGTTGGCCGCGAAGCGGCGGTGCACCTCGAAGGCCCGCTCCAGGGAGGCCAGCATGCTGTCGAAGGTGTCGGCCAGGTCGTGGATCTCGTCATGCGGGCCGGACAGGGACAGGCGCTGGCCGAGGTCTCCTGAGGCTGCCCGCCTGGCGGCGGCGCTCACGGAGGTCAGTGGCCGGAGCATCCTGCCGGCCAGGATCCAGCACACCACCGCGGACAGGAGGGTCAGCACCAGCAGGACGATGACTGCCGCGCACAGGATCGTGGTGTACAGCGAGCTCTCGACGTCCCTCAGCAGCTCGTTGAACTCCGGCGACGAGAGGTCGACCTGCTCGGGAGGGATCTGCCCGCCGTCGGAGATGATGTAGACCTCGAAGAAGGTATAGGAGGAGACCAGGGCAATGAGGACCGCCCCCGTGGCAGCCATGAGACCGGTGTAGGTCAGGACCAGGCGAGCGCGGATGCTCAGGCGCCGTGCACGGCGCAGGCCTGCCTCCGGCAGCTCCCCTCCCGCCGGCCGGGACTGGAGCGCCGGTGCCGCAGGGGCGCCAGCGGCTGGGCACGGGCGATGCCTCATGCGCTGAACCGGTAGCCCGCGCCGCTCACCGTCTGGATCACCCAGGGGTCGCCCAGCTTGCGGCGCAGGTGGGAGATGGTCACGCGCACGGAGTTGGTGAAGGGATCAGCGTTGGCGTCCCAGGCCCGCTCCAGCAGCTCCTCGGAGCTGATCACTCCCCCATCGGCCTCCATGAGGACCTGGAGGATGGCGAACTCCTTGGGGCTGAGCCGAAGGGGGCGCCCGTCGCGCCGCACCTCGCGTCGGAAGGGGTCGAGCCTGACGCCGTGGGCCTCAATGACAGGGATGCGCGCGGGCTGGTTGCGCCGCTCCAGGGCCCGCAGCCTGGCCACCAGCTCGGGGAACTCGAAGGGCTTGACCAGGTAGTCGTCCGCCCCCAGCTCGAAGCCCCCCACCCGGGCGTCCAGCCTCCTGGCGGCGGTGAGCATGAGCACCCTGGTGCCGGGGTGCTCCTCGGCGACCCGGAGGCAGACCTCGTCTCCGTGCACCAGGGGCAGGTCGCGGTCCAGGACCAGGACGTCGTAGTGGTGCTCCCCGATCCGCTCCAGGGCCCCGGCCCCATCCCCGACGACGTCCACCGCCATCGCCTCGCGGCGCAGCCCGGCCGCGATGGCCTCGGCCAGGTACTCCTCGTCCTCCACGACCAGCACGCGCACTGCTGCCCCCTCGATACCCGCAGGCGCTCATCGCGCCTGACGCCGTGAGTCACTGACGGCCAGATTGAACCACCACCGACGTTGCCACGGCATAAGCGGCACCGTGAACGCCATGGCAACACCGGTCCGGCTTGTCTTGCCCCCGCGGGCGGGACGCATCCGCTCCTGTCCGCCCAGTAAGGGCTGCGCCACTGGGCCGGCCACCGCACCTAGTACGGAGGGACATCCATGACCACCATTGGAGGGACCAGCATGATGAGAAGGGCCGCGGCCACCAGGACGGCCGCGGCCGCCGGGGCGATCTGCGCGGCGATGGTACTGAGCCTGCTCGCCGGCTGC belongs to Actinomyces capricornis and includes:
- a CDS encoding response regulator transcription factor, with product MRVLVVEDEEYLAEAIAAGLRREAMAVDVVGDGAGALERIGEHHYDVLVLDRDLPLVHGDEVCLRVAEEHPGTRVLMLTAARRLDARVGGFELGADDYLVKPFEFPELVARLRALERRNQPARIPVIEAHGVRLDPFRREVRRDGRPLRLSPKEFAILQVLMEADGGVISSEELLERAWDANADPFTNSVRVTISHLRRKLGDPWVIQTVSGAGYRFSA